Proteins encoded by one window of uncultured Methanobrevibacter sp.:
- a CDS encoding endonuclease MutS2, whose translation MQGERITLQNIKGIGDKISEKIINSVGGEEELQKIVDNVDVERIANVEGISQRKAIEIMNQLLNNSNYEFIKSDRAMEIYEDIINKILSYSNTTYSKNRILLLSPTKDIDKINSQLDFVMNAKEHVSQLPIIKLRGLMRNLKEVEEAKPEYDPSKAILVEREEDNSYLCDLGLNQYYPIITASDSPLLQEEMMNYDLVFYVYSQGVLDFEGMPNLVMINIEENDYEIVPEKIINFFIQNKDLFSRVHEIQKIRNKESVLGDIIPIINELNIIDKREVDIEELVISLKDDMDDELEKSIKQVDLEGDEILNLLNNNFPPKISKIFDEIINKRKDIIREKTGISFDPYLRTYPIEIDETEIQRVTLEQSSKKENDIFDIKKSAAIELNSIKKRAIEEVEDAIKFDYEFSLGSFAYEYGLCRPQFSEEIKLEGALHLELALKKDEDYVQTVDYQLTQDENIALLTGANSGGKTTLLETLTQISIMAQMGLPVSADYAEIKLLDEIYHFSKKRSLDAGAFESFLNVFIPIVTTNSEKLVLLDELEGITELDAAVKIISTFIDMIKESNSYGVIVTHMARELMNYTDIRVDGIEAKGLDENYNLIVDRTPKMNFLAKSTPELILKRIYEKSDDDLKAVYARITIFY comes from the coding sequence ATGCAAGGAGAAAGAATTACATTGCAAAATATAAAAGGTATTGGAGATAAGATCTCCGAAAAGATAATCAATAGCGTTGGAGGCGAAGAAGAACTCCAAAAAATAGTTGATAATGTTGATGTTGAAAGAATAGCCAATGTCGAAGGAATCAGCCAGCGAAAAGCAATTGAAATAATGAACCAACTGCTGAACAATTCAAATTATGAATTTATTAAAAGCGACAGAGCTATGGAAATTTATGAAGACATCATAAACAAAATCTTATCCTATTCAAATACAACATATTCCAAAAACAGAATCCTGCTTCTTTCTCCGACAAAAGATATTGACAAAATAAATTCACAGCTTGATTTTGTAATGAATGCAAAGGAACATGTATCCCAACTTCCGATAATCAAATTAAGAGGCCTGATGAGAAATTTAAAAGAAGTTGAAGAAGCCAAACCAGAATATGATCCAAGTAAAGCTATTCTCGTAGAACGTGAAGAAGACAATTCATATCTTTGTGATCTGGGCCTTAACCAATATTACCCAATCATAACTGCCAGTGACTCACCACTTCTTCAAGAAGAAATGATGAATTATGATTTGGTATTTTATGTTTATTCTCAGGGAGTTCTTGATTTTGAAGGAATGCCAAATCTTGTAATGATTAATATTGAGGAGAACGATTATGAAATTGTACCGGAAAAAATCATAAATTTCTTTATTCAAAACAAGGATTTGTTTTCAAGAGTTCATGAAATTCAAAAAATCAGAAATAAGGAAAGTGTTCTCGGAGACATCATCCCAATAATCAATGAATTGAACATTATCGACAAAAGAGAAGTTGACATAGAAGAACTTGTTATTTCTCTAAAGGATGATATGGATGATGAATTAGAAAAATCAATAAAACAAGTTGATCTTGAAGGAGATGAAATACTCAACTTATTAAACAACAACTTCCCGCCAAAGATTAGTAAAATATTTGACGAAATTATCAATAAACGAAAGGACATCATCCGTGAAAAAACGGGAATAAGTTTTGACCCATACCTCAGAACATATCCTATTGAAATTGATGAAACAGAAATTCAAAGAGTAACACTGGAACAATCATCCAAAAAAGAGAATGATATATTCGACATTAAAAAAAGTGCTGCTATTGAACTAAACTCAATTAAGAAAAGAGCCATTGAAGAAGTTGAAGATGCAATAAAATTCGATTATGAATTCAGTTTGGGAAGTTTTGCATATGAATACGGATTATGCAGACCGCAATTTAGTGAAGAAATTAAACTAGAGGGAGCACTGCATTTAGAACTTGCACTCAAAAAAGATGAGGATTATGTGCAAACTGTTGATTATCAACTTACCCAAGATGAGAATATTGCGCTTTTAACCGGAGCAAACAGTGGTGGAAAAACCACACTTCTCGAAACATTAACACAGATATCCATCATGGCACAAATGGGACTTCCAGTAAGTGCTGATTATGCTGAGATAAAATTGTTGGATGAAATTTACCACTTCTCCAAGAAAAGATCATTAGATGCAGGGGCATTTGAATCATTCTTAAATGTGTTCATACCAATCGTCACCACCAATAGTGAAAAGTTAGTATTATTAGATGAACTTGAAGGAATAACAGAACTTGATGCAGCCGTTAAAATCATATCCACATTCATTGATATGATTAAAGAATCCAATTCCTACGGTGTGATTGTCACTCATATGGCAAGGGAATTAATGAATTACACCGACATTCGTGTGGACGGTATTGAAGCAAAAGGATTAGATGAAAATTATAATCTGATTGTTGATAGAACTCCAAAAATGAATTTCCTTGCAAAAAGTACACCCGAATTAATTCTAAAAAGAATATATGAAAAATCAGATGATGATTTAAAAGCTGTATATGCTAGAATTACTATTTTCTATTAA
- a CDS encoding DUF4013 domain-containing protein — MNNIDGIYHQIVMVAYVILFVSYGIQLTREVINGKEVLPAFNFKDIPRGIMTIAILFVYGCIQALLFFVIASVFDFPSFEVEEFILKFPETIHLIYTHSPVDSVLFFALSLIVLYVVGFFMEIALAHLADGGRFLDSFNLKLLKIYVDKIGWVTYIKDYTAVLLLLLVFTLFDFVPVITAFMSTLSVMLILIVEFTSIGFIFRKTKT, encoded by the coding sequence TTGAATAATATTGATGGTATATATCACCAGATAGTTATGGTCGCATATGTCATTTTATTCGTTTCATATGGGATTCAATTGACTCGTGAAGTGATAAATGGTAAAGAGGTATTGCCTGCCTTTAATTTCAAGGACATTCCGAGGGGAATAATGACAATTGCCATATTGTTTGTTTATGGTTGTATTCAAGCACTCTTGTTTTTTGTTATTGCGTCAGTATTTGATTTTCCAAGTTTTGAAGTTGAGGAATTCATTTTGAAGTTTCCCGAAACAATTCATTTGATTTACACACATAGTCCTGTTGATTCAGTCTTGTTTTTTGCCTTAAGTCTGATAGTCCTTTATGTTGTGGGATTTTTCATGGAAATCGCTTTGGCTCATCTGGCAGATGGTGGAAGATTTTTAGATTCGTTCAATTTAAAATTACTTAAAATATATGTCGATAAAATTGGATGGGTAACTTATATTAAGGATTATACTGCTGTTTTACTGCTTTTGTTGGTTTTTACATTGTTTGATTTTGTACCTGTTATTACTGCATTTATGAGTACTTTGTCTGTTATGCTGATTTTGATTGTGGAATTCACTTCAATAGGATTCATCTTTAGAAAGACAAAAACTTAG